Proteins encoded in a region of the Quercus lobata isolate SW786 chromosome 8, ValleyOak3.0 Primary Assembly, whole genome shotgun sequence genome:
- the LOC115957528 gene encoding xyloglucan endotransglucosylase/hydrolase 2-like has product MSTTTSSSLQVSLLLSLFILTSLAAVSVGNFHQDFDITWGDNRAKMLDGGNLLTLSLDKTSGSGFQSKNEYLFGRIDMQIKLVAGNSAGTVTAYYLSSQGATHDEIDYEFLGNVSGDPYILHTNVFSQGKGNREQQFYLWFDPTMAFHTYSIVWNTQRIMFLVDNIPIRVFNNLESIGIPFPKSQPMRIYSSLWNADDWATRGGLVKTDWTKAPFTASYRNFKANACVWSSESSCVSLSTNSLQTSEWQNQALDANGRNRIRWVQQKYMVYNYCNDFKRFPQGLPAECKRSRFL; this is encoded by the exons ATGTCTACTACTACCTCTTCTTCACTCCAAGTTTCATTGCTGCTTTCATTGTTCATTCTTACTTCTCTAGCGGCTGTCTCAGTTGGCAACTTCCATCAAGACTTTGACATCACTTGGGGAGATAACCGTGCAAAGATGCTTGATGGAGGCAATCTTCTTACTCTTTCCCTTGATAAAACTTCCGGCTCCGGTTTCCAGTCCAAGAATGAGTACCTATTTGGGAGGATTGACATGCAAATCAAGCTTGTAGCTGGAAATTCTGCAGGCACTGTCACTGCTTATTAC TTATCTTCTCAAGGAGCTACACACGATGAGATTGACTACGAGTTCTTGGGAAACGTGTCTGGGGATCCATACATACTCCATACCAATGTGTTCTCACAGGGAAAAGGCAATAGGGAGCAACAATTCTATCTCTGGTTTGATCCCACAATGGCATTCCACACATACTCCATCGTCTGGAACACTCAACGCATCAT GTTCTTGGTGGATAACATTCCTATAAGAGTGTTTAACAACCTGGAATCAATTGGTATTCCATTTCCCAAAAGCCAACCCATGAGGATTTACTCAAGCCTCTGGAATGCCGATGACTGGGCAACAAGAGGTGGGCTTGTAAAGACTGACTGGACAAAAGCTCCATTTACAGCTTCTTACAGAAACTTCAAAGCCAATGCTTGTGTTTGGTCCTCGGAATCATCCTGTGTCTCCTTGTCCACCAATTCCTTGCAGACCAGTGAATGGCAGAATCAAGCTCTTGATGCAAATGGAAGGAACAGAATCAGATGGGTGCAACAGAAGTACATGGTTTACAACTATTGCAATGACTTTAAACGTTTCCCTCAAGG